One Plasmodium gaboni strain SY75 chromosome 1, whole genome shotgun sequence DNA segment encodes these proteins:
- a CDS encoding erythrocyte binding antigen-181, whose product MKGKMKMCLFFFYSVLYFVLCTYVLGISKELLKERTQSLNDNNNDSYNNNNINDQLSFANEVVRFIENEKDDKEDKTMKIITRPVDNTLNRNTDNSFLNIKKYGRKAEYLNRSSFVQRAYISDCQVKRKAHTWICENEGNNNICIPDRRVQLCIAALKDIKNSGSERMDRELLTDKVFESAMYETDLLWKKYGFRGYNDFCDDVRNSFLDYKDVLFGKDLDKNNISKLVEKNLKSFFKEDSTILSPDVWWGIYGAKLWRSMIKPYIDFGCKIPDDSEPQINRWLREWGKYNCKLLKEKQKSLEKQCSVNKRKTDCSSKCNSECYSYRNLIKRQKYEINILAKRYVQVIRYNIFNKKIVQPNNAYDFIKANCTDCKDIDFKTLFEFEYGKYEEKCMCQSFLDLRIQFKDYEVCSFNADKHTVSSDKRFCLAKKEFKPWQCDKNTFEKVHNEGVCVSPRRQGFCLGNLSYLLSDDIYKIHNKQLLIEIIMASQQEGKLLWKKHGIILDNDNACKYINDSYNDYRDVVLGNDLWNDKNSVKVQQNLNMIFERNFGYKVGEHRLFKSIKELKYVWWILNRDKIWDSMKCGIQEVDPRRISCKKMDELENMPQFYRWFSQWAHYFCKEKEYWESKLNNNCKDPKGKSLCNETTCQNVCTRMNYWTYTRKIAYQIQSAKYDKDKTSFNLAKDKDVSTFLKENTNNCSNIDFTKIFDELDKLFKERCPCMDTKTLETKNKEMLSLEKISDEETDINEESEEEEESQEYELLARRTNGNKGTKSDPNEIEKNKDEQQPEKEEATQTSGSLEVQENKDSDSINGGGATTDKANPSEELEEVPKDASNTEEIKEQPALTESPENSPKQAQAQGESEQKSNESERSESDQPPTGGEASELKNETSLEQERKESSSSAEEDSSKTPSENTSSQDTEAPSENTSSQDTEESSIGQTDEHVVDKEPVSTNLEHGVVDKEQMSDPNKSTGKNVSLEGDKDEAVESTVSITDSNEQKGQSTQSTHIPVVVGEKEENSISPVTENSESASGLNSTNGIETTTIDVKEQQTIKSDESVSETSESSSEISSVVDASHEKTETVPPGTSIEEEKEILKSKQIDTTSEPDLGSNDQKDVTDNSAEVNRNDDNNLPNSIDNPSDDINREVITASETQDVSEPKGSNKETSIEVPSITVTTSDDRSSVEEERKTKEEPVTQREILESIQNSVNEHTPDNEQKDEREALRSEEYKLYSGTPSEDISERDLNDIKSLKANMDNISLGDSSENRESAEGTESRHRELRQHDFRGEGNFENDVGQVQDSVIENEEFKKLLNKEYEENDNEEMMNGTTYSMKDRVNNLSSEEKMNEYKNRNVTEAREEILRMSKTNTCSNNHSLKYCDYMERNKDLLETCSLENRLHLCCAISDYCLKFFNPNSLEYFNCTQNEFDDPTYNCFRKERFTSMHYIAGGGIIALLLFILGSASYKKNLNDEDGFYDSNLNDSAFEYNNNKYNKLPYMFDQQINVGNSDLYSEGIYDDTTTF is encoded by the exons atgaaagggaaaatgaaaatgtgtttgttttttttctattcTGTGCTATACTTTGTATTATGTACCTATGTATTAGGTATAAGTAAAGAGCTATTGAAGGAAAGAACCCAAAGCTTAAATGATAACAATAATGAtagttataataataataatattaacgATCAGTTGTCTTTTGCAAATGAAGTGGTAAGGTTTatagaaaatgaaaaggaTGATAAAGAAGATAAAACTATGAAGATAATAACTAGACCTGTTGATAATACATTGAATAGAAATACAGATAATTCTTTTCTTAATATCAAAAAGTATGGTAGAAAAGCTGAATATTTGAATAGAAGTAGTTTTGTTCAAAGAGCATATATAAGTGACTGTCAAGTAAAAAGAAAAGCACACACATGGATATGTGAAAATGAAGggaataataatatatgtattcCTGATAGACGTGTGCAATTATGTATAGCAGCTCTTAAAGACATAAAAAATTCAGGATCTGAAAGGATGGATAGAGAATTATTAACAGATAAAGTATTTGAGTCAGCTATGTATGAAACTGATTTGTTATGGAAGAAGTATGGTTTTCGTGGATATAATGATTTTTGTGATGATGTAAGAAATAGTTTTTTAGATTATAAAGATGTTTTATTTGGAAAAGATTTAgacaaaaataatatatcaaaattaGTAGAGAAAAACTTAAAAAGCTTTTTTAAAGAAGATAGTACTATACTTAGTCCTGATGTATGGTGGGGAATATATGGAGCAAAATTATGGAGAAGTATGATAAAACCATATATAGATTTCGGATGTAAAATACCTGACGATAGTGAACCTCAGATAAACAGATGGCTTAGAGAGTGGGGGAAATACAATTGTAAATTACTGAAGGAGAAACAAAAATCGTTAGAAAAACAATGTTCTGTTAATAAAAGGAAAACTGATTGTTCAAGCAAATGTAATAGTGAGTGTTATTCATATAGGAATTTGATTAAAAGacaaaaatatgaaataaatatattagCAAAAAGATATGTTCAAGTTATAcgatataatatatttaacaaaaaaatcGTTCAACCTAATAATGCTTATGATTTTATAAAAGCAAATTGTACTGATTGTAAGGATATTGATTTTAAAACCCTTTTTGAATTTGAATATGGtaaatatgaagaaaaatgTATGTGTCAATCGTTTCTTGACTTAAGAATCCAATTTAAAGATTATGAAGTTTGTTCATTTAATGCTGATAAACATACTGTCTCTAGTGATAAAAGATTTTGTCTTGCAAAGAAAGAATTTAAACCATGGCAATGTGATAAAAATACTTTTGAAAAAGTTCATAATGAAGGTGTATGTGTGTCACCGAGAAGACAAGGTTTTTGTTTAGGAAATTTGAGTTATCTCCTAAGTGATGATATctataaaatacataataaaCAACTACTTATCGAAATTATAATGGCTTCTCAACAAGAAGGAAAATTATTATGGAAAAAACATGGAATAATACTTGATAACGACAATGCATgcaaatatataaatgatagTTATAATGATTATAGAGATGTAGTTCTTGGAAATGATTTATGGAATGATAAAAACTCTGTAAAAGTTCAACAGAATTTAAATATGATTTTTGAAAGAAATTTTGGTTATAAGGTTGGAGAACATAGATTATTTAAATCGATTAAGgaattaaaatatgtatgGTGGATATTAAATAGAGATAAAATATGGGATTCAATGAAATGTGGAATTCAGGAAGTAGATCCACGTAGAATTTCATGTAAAAAAATGGATGAACTAGAAAACATGCCACAATTCTATAGATGGTTTTCTCAATGGGCACATTACTTTTGTAAGGAAAAAGAATATTGGGAAtcaaaattaaataataattgtaaAGATCCTAAAGGAAAATCTTTATGTAATGAAACAACATGTCAAAATGTATGTACTAGGATGAATTATTGGACATATACTAGAAAAATAGCTTATCAAATACAATCCGCAAAATATGATAAAGATAAAACATCATTTAATCTTGCTAAAGATAAAGATGTTTCTACATTTTTAAAGgaaaatacaaataattGTTCTAATATCGattttacaaaaatattCGATGAACTTGACAAACTGTTTAAGGAAAGATGTCCATGTATGGATACAAAAACCTtagaaacaaaaaataagGAAATGCTATCTTTAGAAAAAATTAGTGATGAAGAGACTGATATAAATGAGGAAAGTGAAGAAGAGGAAGAATCACAAGAATATGAACTTCTTGCGAGAAGGACAAATGGTAATAAAGGTACCAAAAGTGATCCTAAtgaaatagaaaaaaataaagatgaaCAACAACCTGAAAAAGAAGAAGCAACACAAACTAGTGGATCTTTAGAAGTAcaagaaaataaagattCAGATAGTATCAATGGAGGAGGTGCAACTACTGATAAAGCAAATCCATCTGAAGAATTAGAAGAAGTACCAAAGGATGCATCAAATACtgaagaaataaaagaaCAACCAGCGTTAACTGAATCACCTGAAAATTCACCCAAACAAGCACAAGCACAAGGTGAATCAGAGCAAAAGTCAAATGAATCAGAAAGAAGTGAATCAGATCAACCCCCAACAGGAGGAGAAGCAAGTGAACTAAAAAATGAAACTTCTTTAGAACAAGAACGAAAAGAATCAAGTTCTTCAGCTGAAGAAGATTCATCAAAAACACCTAGTGAAAATACTTCATCACAAGACACAGAAGCACCTAGTGAAAATACTTCATCACAAGACACAGAAGAATCAAGTATTGGACAAACGGATGAACATGTTGTAGATAAAGAACCAGTTAGTACGAATTTAGAACATGGAGTGGTTGATAAAGAACAAATGAGCGATCCAAATAAAAGTACTGGGAAGAATGTATCTTTAGAAGGTGATAAAGATGAGGCAGTTGAATCAACTGTATCAATTACTGATTCTAATGAACAAAAAGGTCAAAGTACACAATCAACACATATTCCTGTTGTTGTAGGAGAAAAGGAAGAAAATTCAATTTCACCTGTGACTGAAAATTCTGAGTCGGCATCAGGTTTAAATTCAACTAATGGCATTGAAACAACTACAATTGATGTTAAAGAACAGCAAACTATAAAGTCAGATGAAAGCGTATCTGAAACATCAGAAAGTAGCTCAGAAATATCTAGCGTGGTTGATGCTTCTCATGAAAAGACTGAAACTGTTCCACCTGGTACCTCTAttgaagaagaaaaagagATTTTAAAAAGCAAACAGATAGATACGACGAGTGAACCAGATCTTGGAAGCAATGACCAAAAAGATGTTACTGATAATTCTGCAGAAGTTAATAGAAATGATGATAACAATCTTCCTAATAGCATAGATAATCCAAgtgatgatataaatagAGAAGTTATTACTGCTTCTGAAACTCAAGATGTAAGTGAACCTAAGGGTTCAAATAAGGAAACTTCTATAGAAGTTCCAAGTATTACTGTAACAACGTCTGATGATAGATCATCTGTAGaagaagaaagaaaaaCTAAAGAAGAACCTGTTACACAAAGAGAAATTCTGGAATCAATACAAAATTCTGTGAACGAACATACCCCTGATAATGAACAAAAAGATGAAAGAGAAGCTTTGCGATCAGAggaatataaattatatagtGGTACACCCAGTGAAGATATTAGTGAAAGAgatttaaatgatataaaatcGTTAAAAGCTAACATGGATAACATATCATTAGGTGATTCTAGTGAAAATAGGGAAAGTGCAGAAGGTACAGAAAGTAGACATAGAGAATTACGACAACATGATTTTAGAGGTGAAGGAAACTTTGAAAATGATGTTGGTCAAGTTCAAGATAGTGTTatagaaaatgaagaatttaaaaaattactTAATAAAGAATACGAAGAAAATGACAACGAAGAAATGATGAACGGAACCACTTATAGTATGAAAGATAGAGTGAATAATCTATCAAgtgaagaaaaaatgaatgaatataaaaatagaaatgTTACTGAAGCAAGAGAAGAAATATTGAGAATGTCAAAAACAAATACATGTTCTAATAACCATTCATTAAAATACTGTGATTATATGGAAAGAAATAAGGACTTATTAGAAACATGTTCTTTAGAAAATAGGTTACATTTATGTTGTGCCATATCAGATTATTGTTTAAAATTTTTCAATCCTAATTCCCTTGAATACTTTAATTGTACACAAAATGAATTTGATGATCCCACATATAATTGTTTTAGAAAGGAAAGATTTACAA GTATGCATTATATTGCCGGAGGTGGTATAATAGCTCTTttattgtttattttaGGTTCAGCCAGCTATAAGAAGAATTT GAATGATGAAGATGGATTCTATGATTCTAATTTAAATGATTCCGCttttgaatataataataataaatataataaattaccatatatgt
- a CDS encoding serine/threonine protein kinase, FIKK family yields MLNMLQKKKTSFLRSILIKFIIISFLGILYLFFCNVDLFEGKRTNHFELIVKGSRYLAENRKESETVNDKLNNNNVDNFRVRGNENGCAINIEETSRNNCEGKNKLMVGCTKGLKKLWNKISCNSLYDENIDSNNDNKYNNMKDSTCSNNNDLLKKESQEKSVNFKKVDDDSIISSDINKNCLDEKNNINEEHDSKNIYNWDLGRKSLEKLLGCSKNFSINGVKYENWDIIQIPTCGASRIKEKCQNIYKVVIKSKERDDIVGNNKKMGNCNNFDNIKGKDNEEEDEIKLFMKKVPIDIWVKQYDLMRKYDGEYLSVGENFVMESVVLAFLNEHHPGIAPKFYKFLYEPDMNYDMNNNCDEKKSSNVHIYTNLDTFNESLREQVNNNQKGYVVMISEFFGEDVFDYTISEKERLGTEEWFKDVNKILYKSLKLLIRLHNAGICHLDLTPENILITKNFDMRLCDFGKSAPVYTTKLRHTKEMNKQIFFESCQPNIGKNPNTPPECWDLFLKYESLDVDDPLEYLKSIIDPEERKMYYYDVRSADKYMLGIFFIFLWNDGYLWNSAEVEDDDYSQFVKSGMNFDSFELTKSWPRGLKVILKQLLDENYRKNLNLNDLLIHPWWSY; encoded by the exons ATGCTAAATATGTtacagaaaaaaaaaacctCATTTTTAAGATctatattaattaaatttattattatatcttttttgggaatattatatctttttttttgc aatGTAGACCTTTTTGAGGGTAAGAGAACTAATCATTTTGAATTAATCGTGAAAGGGTCACGATATTTAGCTGAAAATAGAAAAGAATCTGAGACAGTAAATGATAAacttaataataataatgttgATAATTTCAGAGTTAGAGGAAATGAAAATGGGTGTGCTATAAATATTGAAGAGACGAGTAGAAATAATTGtgaaggaaaaaataaattgaTGGTAGGGTGTACAAAAggtttaaaaaaattgtgGAATAAAATTAGTTGTAATTCTttatatgatgaaaatatcgattctaataatgataataagtataataatatgaaagaTAGTACTtgtagtaataataatgatttattaaaaaaagaatcACAAGAAAAAAGTGTgaattttaaaaaagttGATGATGATAGTATTATATCTAgtgatataaataaaaattgtttggatgagaaaaataatataaacgAAGAACATgattcaaaaaatatttataattgGGATTTAGGTAGAAAATCCTTAGAGAAATTATTAGGTTGTTCAAAAAATTTTAGTATAAATGGAGTTAAATATGAAAACTGGGACATTATTCAAATACCTACATGCGGGGCATCTAGgattaaagaaaaatgtcaaaatatatataaggTGGTTATAAAATCTAAGGAAAGGGATGATATAGTGggtaataataaaaaaatggggaattgtaataattttgataatattaaagGAAAGGATAATGAAGAGGAagatgaaataaaattatttatgaaaaaagTACCTATTGATATATGGGTAAAGCAGTATGATTTAATGAGAAAATATGATGGAGAATATTTATCAGTAGGGGAGAATTTTGTAATGGAGAGTGTAGTATTAGCATTTTTAAATGAGCATCATCCAGGTATAGCACCAAAATTTTATAAGTTTTTATATGAACCAGATATGAACTatgatatgaataataattgtgATGAAAAGAAAAGCAGTAATgtccatatatataccaaTTTAGATACATTTAATGAATCACTAAGAGAACAagtaaataataatcagAAAGGTTATGTTGTTATGATATCCGAATTCTTTGGTGAAGATGTTTTTGATTATACCATTAGTGAAAAGGAACGATTAGGAACAGAGGAATGGTTTAAAGATGTAAAtaagatattatataaatcattgaaattattaataagGTTACATAATGCTGGTATATGTCATCTTGATTTAACACctgaaaatattttaattacaaaaaatttCGATATGAGATTATGTGATTTTGGTAAAAGTGCACCAGTATATACCACCAAATTAAGACATACTAAAGAAATGAATAAACagattttttttgaatCATGCCAACCAAATATTGGAAAAAATCCAAACACTCCCCCAGAATGTTGggatttatttttaaaatacGAATCATTAGATGTTGATGATCCTTtagaatatttaaaatCAATTATAGATCCagaagaaagaaaaatgtattattatgatgTAAGAAGTGCTGATAAATATATGCTTggtatattttttatcttctTGTGGAATGATGGATATTTATGGAATTCAGCAGAAGTGGAAGATGATGACTACTCTCAGTTTGTAAAGAGTGGAATGAATTTTGATTCCTTTGAATTAACAAAAAGTTGGCCACGAGGTTTAAAGGTCATCCTCAAG cAATTATTAGATGAAAACTATAGGAAGAATTTAAATCTTAATGATCTACTTATACATCCTTGGTGGTCTTATTAG
- a CDS encoding putative merozoite-associated tryptophan-rich antigen, producing MIFHKCFKVCSLSCAILWGIVTSSIMQPDKQQEKDQLSNHFISTEQLLDISEKWKELEWNNWFSRMENEWENLNLVLQNDKRNILQDRHSNWKDWIQHLENKWENINENINPEYKTNLLHISLTWNEEQWGNWAYNTLKCFLENDWNILIKEITEQINTHIDQRWTEWLHEQNSIWISNDWIIYENAFWENMIKLDSSKYAWTHEVKQYFIKWNERTNHQNFMWNNWIHNKNEIINHIKKDNIDDWTKDKYDSFNKWREIFLEDWITSQKWKKLAK from the exons ATGATATTTCATAAATGCTTTAAAGTTTGTTCACTCTCTTGTGCTATTTTATGGGGCATCGTCACTTCATCg ATCATGCAACCAGACAAACAACAAGAAAAAGATCAATTAAGCAACCATTTTATTTCTACTGAACAATTACTAGATATTTCAGAAAAGTGGAAAGAGTTAGAATGGAATAACTGGTTTAGCCGTATGGAAAATGAATGGGAAAATTTAAATCTTGTATTACAAAATGATAAAcgaaatatattacaagATAGACATAGTAATTGGAAAGACTGGATTCAACatttagaaaataaatgggaaaatattaatgaaaatataaacccagaatataaaacaaatttattacatatatcATTAACATGGAATGAAGAACAATGGGGAAACTGGGCTTATAATACTTTAAAATGTTTTCTTGAGAATGATTGGAATATCTTGATAAAAGAAATTACAGAACAAATTAATACACATATTGATCAACGATGGACAGAATGGCTTCATGAACAAAATTCCATTTGGATTTCCAATGATTGGATTATTTATGAAAATGCATTCTGGgaaaatatgataaaacTTGATTCATCAAAATATGCATGGACACATGAAGTTAAACAATACTTTATTAAATGGAATGAAAGAACAAATCATCAAAACTTTATGTGGAATAATTGgatacataataaaaacgAAATAATTAatcatattaaaaaagataatatagATGATTGGACAAAGGATAAATATGATTCGTTTAATAAATGGAGAGAAATATTTCTTGAAGATTGGATAACTAGCCAAAAGTGGAAAAAGCTAGctaaataa
- a CDS encoding hypothetical protein (conserved Plasmodium protein, unknown function) encodes MNNINDNDIQNSDVNEIKNDEYMEERYYNINNEREDSVQNNNMNDNENNMIGEKHDNSDENINNSIGGTTHKEHVNEYKKIKSFCKLRRKFVYMRRKDYNSYIYNRNKNKNKKETEGNVHEMYNMNNNNNNNNNNNNKNNNNNNNHNHNNNNNNIRYNNNINSLDSFSDLFLKFIKQFIDNINMHLNNVKNYFRSYVCNDNMKYVFYLFIIYMLLNIMIIFFSMFVYFFLYFYFIPQNKYVFPIDFSLVKNPIEDYLQNEKRYNIVNKMNNMDNMDHINHMDHMNNHNNIKNNCNNINMMKNFEKSNLNESEDFYIKYFDSLKVDILNSINNKFNCCCSHECNWFNNMLYDKDNNYDYNYNMNDQEIRKRNYYLYNNKLKGFYKDFQNNILRGHVLFQNKVHYSDKEEFYMNFSPFNYLFFFKKKTEKDNLLNIKNGYKIDIFLNFSYMNNEYNDKFNFIQLVTEIFNKNNNVMFRNEKLYINNNNYEFIKKLHLFLNAPFYFFNIFNNKTKEIRLVHDYKYTPNFYKIQIYIYPPIQIHKASIVILVYVNFIYYYMYNYPFVFFYIFVFFLSFILIFFNTILFFILSCYYYFKNGI; translated from the coding sequence atgaacaatataaatgataatgatattCAAAACAGCGATGTAAAcgaaataaaaaatgatgagTATATGGAAGAAAGgtattataatataaataatgaacGTGAAGATTCTGTTCAAAAcaataatatgaatgataatGAAAACAATATGATAGGTGAAAAACATGATAATAGTGATgagaatataaataattccATAGGAGGAACAACACATAAGGAACATGTGAATgagtataaaaaaataaaatcattTTGTAAGTTAAGAAGGAAATTTGTATATATGAGGAGAAAGGATTATAattcatacatatataatagaaataaaaataaaaataaaaaagagaCTGAAGGGAATGTGCACGAAATgtataatatgaataataacaataataataataataataataataataaaaataataacaataataataatcataatcataacaataacaataataatataagatataataataatattaactCTTTGGACAGTTTTAGcgatttatttttaaaatttataaaacaattcattgataatataaatatgcatttgaataatgtaaaaaattattttagAAGTTATGTGtgtaatgataatatgaaatatgtattttatttatttattatatatatgttgttaaatattatgattatctttttttctatgtttgtatatttctttttgtatttttattttatccCACAAAATAAGTATGTATTTCCTATAGATTTTTCATTAGTAAAAAATCCTATAGAAGATTATttacaaaatgaaaaaagaTATAACATTGTgaataaaatgaataatatggaCAACATGGATCATATAAATCATATGGATCATATgaataatcataataatataaaaaataattgtaataatattaatatgatgaaaaattttgaaaagTCTAATTTAAATGAGTCAGAAGATTTctacataaaatatttcgATTCTTTAAAAGTGGATATATTAAATAgcattaataataaattcaATTGTTGTTGTTCTCATGAATGTAATTGgtttaataatatgttatatgacaaggataataattatgattacaattataatatgaatgatcAAGAAATcagaaaaagaaattattatttatataataataaattgaAAGGTTTTTATAAAGATTTCCAAAATAACATTTTAAGAGGTCATGTACTATTTCAAAATAAAGTACATTATTCAGACAAAGAAGAgttttatatgaatttcagtccttttaattatttatttttttttaagaaaaaaacagaaaaagataatttacttaatataaaaaatggatataaaattgatatatttttaaatttttcttatatgaataatgaatataatgacaaatttaattttattcaGTTAGTTACtgaaatatttaataaaaataataatgtaatgtttagaaatgaaaaattatatatcaataataataattatgaatttataaagaaattacatttatttttaaatgctcctttttatttttttaatatatttaataataaaacaaaagaaaTTCGATTAGTACATGATTATAAATATACGCCgaatttttataaaattcaaatatatatatatccacCCATACAAATACATAAAGCTTCTATTGTTATTCTTGTCTAtgttaattttatttattattacatgTATAATTATCCTTTtgtgtttttttatatttttgtttttttcttgaGCTTCATCTTGATATTTTTCAACACtatccttttttttatattgagctgttattattattttaaaaacGGAATATAA